TCGAGGAAGTTGTGCGCGAGGACGGGCTTGTAGAGGTTGAGGTCGATCTGGCCCTCCGCTGCGCCGGCGGAAACGGCGGCGTCGTTGCCGACGACCTGTTTGTGGACCTGGTTGACGGCTTCGGCGACGACCGGGTTGATCTTGCCGGGCATGATCGAGGAGCCGGGCTGGTTCTCGGGCTGCTCGAGTTCACCGAGGCCGTTGCGCGGTCCGGAGGCGAGCAGACGCAGATCGTTTGCAATCTTGTTCAGCGAGCCGGCGACGACGCGGAGTGCGCCGTGAGCTTCCGACATTGCGTCGTGAGCGGACTGGGCCTCGAAGTGGTTGTCCGCCTCGCGGAACTGGACACCGGTCTCCTTCGTGATGTACTCGGCAGCACGACCGGGGAACTCCTCGTGCGTGTTGAGCCCGGTTCCGGTCGCGGTGCCGCCGAGTGCGAGTTCTGCGAGGTGCTCTCGGGCCTTATCGACGCGGGAGAGCCCTTTCTCGACCTGCGTGCGGTAGCCGCCGAATTCCTGACCGAGCGTGACGGGTGTCGCGTCCTGCAGGTGGGTTCGGCCCGTTTTGACGACGTCGTCGAACTCCTCTTCCTTCTTCTCGAGGGATTCGCGGAGCGTGTCGAGTGCGGGAATAATGTCCTTCTCGACGGCTTCGAGGCTCGCGACGTGCATTGCGGTCGGGATGACGTCGTTGCTCGACTGGCCGTAGTTGACGTGGTCGTTCGGGTGGACGACGCGGTCGCCGATCTCCGCGCCCATACTCTCGGCGGCGCGGTTGGCGATGACCTCGTTGGCGTTCATGTTCGAGGACGTACCGGAGCCGGTCTGGAAGACGTCGACCGGGAACTGATCGTCGTGCTCGCCGGCGATAACCTCGTCTGCGGCCTCGATGATCGCCTCGGCTACGTCGTCTTCGACCAGTCCGAGGTCACGGTTTGCCTGCGCGGCGGCCTTCTTGACGACGCCGAGTCCGCGGACGAATCGGCGGCTGAAGGAGATGCCCGAGATTGGGAAGTTCTGGATCGCGCGCTGGGTCTGTGCGCCCCAGTAAGCGTCGGCTGGAACTTCCATCTCGCCGAGACTGTCCTCTTCAATTCGGAACTCGCCGTCATCACTGCTATCGTCGGTACCGTCAGGTGATCCCATACGCTGAGCCTTGCGTCCGGTCAGGTAAAATCCACCGAAACGCCGAGGTCGTCGGCCTCCGCTCGCTCACGGAGTGCCGTCTGGAGTCGCTCACGACACTCGTAGTGGACGTCTCGTGCATCCCCGAGTTCCTCGTCGTATATCGTCGGCGTGCCGCGAACCATCGTCCGCGAACTCGCCGTGTCGATCACGAGCGAGGCGAGGCCGAGTCGACGCTGGAAGATCGACCGGCGCGTCGACACGGTCTGAATCCGGTAGTAGGGAATCACGGTCGTCTGGCGCTTCCAGAAGCCACGTCGAACCACGAGATGGTCCTCTCCGACGTAGTAGCCGAGATTGACGTAGCGCAGGTGTGCCGCCGGCGGCACCGCGGCGAAGACGACGGCCGCGAGATACCAGCGCTCGAGTACGGTCACCTGCGTGATCCCGAACGCAATGGCGACGATGACGCTGGCAATGATGGAGTATCGCGCGAGATAGCGCCGGCGTGCAAGCTTGGGTAGCTGTTCGAACTTCGGCGTCTCGACGCCGGTCAGGTTCTCGGTGAACGTGTAGACGCGCGCTTTCTCGGCCAGTGGGACGGCGGACTGACTCCCGCCGTTGCTCTCGGGGCCGTAGCCTGCGGTTTCGACCCAGAGGCCGGCGTAGCCGATCAGGCGCTGGAGCGGGTTGTCCGTGACCGTTACGGACTGGACCTTCTCGGCCGGGATCGAGCCGCTGTAGCGCTGGAGCAGCCCGCGTTCGTAGACGAAGTCCTCGTCGACGCGACCGAGCCGGAAGTCGTAGTACGTCGCAAACGTGTAGGCCACGCTCAGGATGTACGTGATGACAATACCGTTGATTAGCGAGACGATCGTCAGGATGCCGTAATTCGTGGGCGTCCCGGTTCCGAGATCTTCCGGGCCGCCGACCGGTTCGGCGACCGTCAACAGGTAGTCAAAGACCAGATCGGTTCCCAGGAAGAAGACGAAGAGCACACCTGCAACCGCTGCGGCTCGAATCGATGTGAACGAGTAGAGCAGCAACTCGCGAGCCTGCAGGTCGAACAGCGGCTGTTTCTGTGGCTGACCGAATTCGTCGAACTCGTCGCGGTCGTCTTGGTCAGCATGCTCGTCAAATCCAGCACCGTCGTCGAATTTATCGAACGTATCGTACTCATCGTCATCGACCGCGTCGGTCGGTTGCGGACCCATACGGTCGTGATCGGTCTCGGATCCGACTTCGGCCGCCGACTCGGAGTCGGGAGCAGGAACGCGATCCGCGTCCGGGACTGGTTCAGACTCCGAGGCTGGCTCTGGACCTGGCTCCAGCTCTGAATCCGGATCCGCATCCGCATCCGCATCCGAATCCGCATCCAGACCGGACTCGAGTGGATGATCCCACGGCTCCTCCTCCGCAGCCTGGTCGCGTTGGTCAGCGGACTCACGCGGGTCGGTCTGACGGGGGGAGTCAGTATCTATGCCAGCCGTCTCCTCGCCCGCCTGGCTCGCTCTGCGGCGGTCTCGCGCCGCAGCCGTTCGGCGGCGAATCTCGCGCTGGAGGCGGGTTGCTTCGGCTTCGCTGACGAAGTTCAGCGTCGCTTCGGTCGTTCCGCCGCCAGCGGTCTCGATCGAGACGATTGCGAGATCGAGCAGCCGTTGCAGGACGCCCTGTCTGATGTCGACGTTCTGAATGCGGCCGTACGGAATCTCGCGAGAGCGGCGGGCGAACACGCCCGAGGAGACGTCGACGGTGTCGTCGGTGACCTCGTAGCCAAAGCGATAGTAGTAGGCGATCCCGTAGGCGATGCCCGCAAGAAAGCCGAACGGAGCGGCGAACGGTACCCAGGCGCCGCTGATCGGGTCGAACGCCCCTGCCAGCACGAGCAGGAGGACGACCGGAATCCAGAGCCAGAGGAAGCCGTACTGGAGGGCGTACGTGACCGCGCTGAGCGGATGGAGTCTGTTCATAGTCGGAGCCATAGCGATCAGACCGCGTCGTCGGCCTCGCTCTCGATGGCGAGGTCGCGAAGGGTGTCCTGTAGCTCACGCGCTCGCTCCGGTGTCAATCCCGGAATCCGAACGTCGGCGTTACGCGAGCCAGCCGTGTAGACGATGACACTCGAGAGGCCGAGTGCGCGCTCGATCGGGCCGAACTGGGTGTCGACGTGCTGGACGCGCACGAACGGAACGGCGGTTTCGACGAACGTGATGACGCCCCGTTCGAGGTAGAGCGCGTCGGGCTGGAGTTCGAATTGCCAGACCTGATAGAGCCGAACGGCGTAGGCGAGCCCGAGAACGATTCCGACGACGACGACGCCTACCTGAGCGACGGTCGGAATCTCGAGGAGCCACGGGTCGATGGCGGCGAGGACGATCCCGAGGATGATCGCCAGAATCGCAGCCTGGGCGATCCAGAGCAGTCTGATCCGGGGGTGTAGTGATTCCATAGCAGTATCCTATCAGGCGAGCAGGAGAAACCTACGGTTCTGTTTCGATCGGTGAGTGTTCACTCGGGAGGTGATTTTACTCGTCCTCCGCTCCACCGTGCTCCTCGTACTCGTCCGGCGTGTACGTCGAGAGCTCGAGTGCGTGGATATCCGTCGTCATGTGGTCATCGAGGGCGTCGTAGACCTGCTGGTGTTGTTGAACCAGTGATTGACCCTCGAAAGCCGGCGAGATGACCGTCGCCGCGAGGTGGTCCTCGTCGTGTTTGTCTCGGGCAGGTCGCACCGTCGCGTCGGCGTCCTCGAGTTCCGATTCGATCAGGTCTGCGACGTCTGCTGGGTTCATAGGTGACAGATTGGGCGCTCGCGGCAAAAGCGCCCCGGTCGGCAGTGAGTTTTGGAGCGACTCGCGGCCACCAGTCGGCGACTTTATGCTGCCCGGGTGCCAGTGCTGTGACGAACATGTCACTGGCAGCCGAGACGCGCCGCGCGGTCGAGGCCCACCCGTTTCTCGTGACGGCGCTTCGCGCGGGCGTCGCGAACTACACTGCCGCCGCTCGGTTTCTCTCGGGCGACGAGTCCGATGCAGCTACTGGCGTTGGCGAGAGCAGCGACAGTGTCGCCGAGATCGACGGCGACATCGACGCCATCGCCACCGCGCTCCGACGCTACGCCGAGGAGCTCCCCGCCCAAACCCACGACGCTCGCGACGTCAGCGTCCGCATGGAGAGCAGCATCGGCACGGTTGACGACCCCGGCTCCGCGCTCGTCACCGTCGGCGGCACCGCCTTCGGCTCCAACGGCGGCGACCTGACCGCAATCTACGCCACCGGCGCGGTTGACGCCGCCGCGCTGGCGGCCACACTCGAGTCCCTTGCCGTCGCAAAGATAGAACCGGTGGCGGCGGCCGTCGGGAATGAGACGCTGATTGTAATTGTCGAGCGCCGGGAGGGGGCGAACGCGGTGCGGACGGTGGAGGCGGCGCTGGAACGGGTGCCGTCGACTGAGTAGTCTGGTAGCTGGCACAAGCCCACACAGATCGAACGTAGTGAAGAGACTACAATGCCGCCGCAATGCCCCTATTGACAGCGTTTAACTACGGGCCACGGGTACACTCTCCTAATGACCCTGCACGTGACGAACACGTTGACGGGCGAAAAGGAACCGTTCGAGCCACAGGACCCCGAGAACGTCTTGCTCTACTACTGTGGCCTGACGGTCTCCGATCCGCCCCACCTGGGCCACGCGCGATCGTGGGTCCACGTCGACGTCATGCACCGCTGGCTCGAGTACCGCGGCTACGACGTGCGCCACGTCGAGAACTTCACCGATATCAACGAGAAAATCGTCGCCCGCGTCGGCGAGGACGAACTGGGGGAGGGCGAAGCCGAGGTCGCAGAGACGTACATCGAGCGCACCCTCGCGGACATGCGCTCGCTGAATCTCCTGCGAGCGGAGGTCTACCCGCGCGTCTCCGAGCACATCCCCGAAATTATCGATCTCGTCGAGACGCTCATCGAGAAGGGGTACGCCTACGAATCCAACGGTTCGGTCTACTTCGACGTGAGTAGTTTCGAGGAGTACGGCAAACTCTCGAACCAGGAACTCGACGAGATCGAATCCCAGGGCGACCCTGACGAGCGCTCGGAGAAGCGCAACCCCGCGGACTTCGCACTCTGGAAGGCCGACGGGGTCGAACCCGGCGATATCGAAGAGCACCGCCACGAGGCCGCTGCACCCGCCGAACACGCCTGCGAGACCGCTCTCACGTGGGACTCGCCGTGGGGCGAGGGCCGCCCCGGCTGGCACATCGAGTGCTCCGCGATGAGTACGACCCACCTGGACGACACGCTCGACATCCACGTCGGCGGCCGTGACCTCGTCTTCCCCCACCACGAGAACGAAGTCGCCCAGTCCGAAGCCGCGACCGGCCAGCAGTTCGCGAACTACTGGCTCCACTGCGAACTGTTCCAGATGGCCGACGAGAAGATGTCCTCCAGTCTCGGTAACTTCGTCACCGTCGACGAGGCAGTCGACCAGTGGGGGACGAACGTCATACGCACGTTCCTGACGGCAGGCTCGTACAACAGCCAGCAGCTCTACTCGGACGAGACCATCGCCGAGGCCAGAGAGCGCTGGGAGCAACTCGAGCGCGCCCACGAGAGAGCTGTTGAGGCTGTCGACTCGCCGGCAGCACGAACGAAAGTCGAGGACGACGACCTTCGAACGGCCGTCGACGAGGCCCGCGAGACGTTCACGACGGCGATGAACGACGACTTCAACACGCGCGAGGCACAGTCCGCGCTGCTGTCGGTGGCCTCAGCGATCAACGCCCACCGTGAGGATCGGGACGAGTACGACTACCGCGGCCTCCGCCGCGC
The DNA window shown above is from Natrialba magadii ATCC 43099 and carries:
- a CDS encoding PH domain-containing protein, with protein sequence MAPTMNRLHPLSAVTYALQYGFLWLWIPVVLLLVLAGAFDPISGAWVPFAAPFGFLAGIAYGIAYYYRFGYEVTDDTVDVSSGVFARRSREIPYGRIQNVDIRQGVLQRLLDLAIVSIETAGGGTTEATLNFVSEAEATRLQREIRRRTAAARDRRRASQAGEETAGIDTDSPRQTDPRESADQRDQAAEEEPWDHPLESGLDADSDADADADPDSELEPGPEPASESEPVPDADRVPAPDSESAAEVGSETDHDRMGPQPTDAVDDDEYDTFDKFDDGAGFDEHADQDDRDEFDEFGQPQKQPLFDLQARELLLYSFTSIRAAAVAGVLFVFFLGTDLVFDYLLTVAEPVGGPEDLGTGTPTNYGILTIVSLINGIVITYILSVAYTFATYYDFRLGRVDEDFVYERGLLQRYSGSIPAEKVQSVTVTDNPLQRLIGYAGLWVETAGYGPESNGGSQSAVPLAEKARVYTFTENLTGVETPKFEQLPKLARRRYLARYSIIASVIVAIAFGITQVTVLERWYLAAVVFAAVPPAAHLRYVNLGYYVGEDHLVVRRGFWKRQTTVIPYYRIQTVSTRRSIFQRRLGLASLVIDTASSRTMVRGTPTIYDEELGDARDVHYECRERLQTALRERAEADDLGVSVDFT
- a CDS encoding class II fumarate hydratase, with the protein product MGSPDGTDDSSDDGEFRIEEDSLGEMEVPADAYWGAQTQRAIQNFPISGISFSRRFVRGLGVVKKAAAQANRDLGLVEDDVAEAIIEAADEVIAGEHDDQFPVDVFQTGSGTSSNMNANEVIANRAAESMGAEIGDRVVHPNDHVNYGQSSNDVIPTAMHVASLEAVEKDIIPALDTLRESLEKKEEEFDDVVKTGRTHLQDATPVTLGQEFGGYRTQVEKGLSRVDKAREHLAELALGGTATGTGLNTHEEFPGRAAEYITKETGVQFREADNHFEAQSAHDAMSEAHGALRVVAGSLNKIANDLRLLASGPRNGLGELEQPENQPGSSIMPGKINPVVAEAVNQVHKQVVGNDAAVSAGAAEGQIDLNLYKPVLAHNFLESAELISNASQVFATRFVDPLEANEEFCENQVEQSMAMATSLNVHIGYDKASEVAKTALKEDKTVREVVLEKDYLSEEEADEVLDPAAMTQRGILGQDE
- a CDS encoding BolA family protein, with protein sequence MNPADVADLIESELEDADATVRPARDKHDEDHLAATVISPAFEGQSLVQQHQQVYDALDDHMTTDIHALELSTYTPDEYEEHGGAEDE
- the cysS gene encoding cysteine--tRNA ligase, which translates into the protein MTLHVTNTLTGEKEPFEPQDPENVLLYYCGLTVSDPPHLGHARSWVHVDVMHRWLEYRGYDVRHVENFTDINEKIVARVGEDELGEGEAEVAETYIERTLADMRSLNLLRAEVYPRVSEHIPEIIDLVETLIEKGYAYESNGSVYFDVSSFEEYGKLSNQELDEIESQGDPDERSEKRNPADFALWKADGVEPGDIEEHRHEAAAPAEHACETALTWDSPWGEGRPGWHIECSAMSTTHLDDTLDIHVGGRDLVFPHHENEVAQSEAATGQQFANYWLHCELFQMADEKMSSSLGNFVTVDEAVDQWGTNVIRTFLTAGSYNSQQLYSDETIAEARERWEQLERAHERAVEAVDSPAARTKVEDDDLRTAVDEARETFTTAMNDDFNTREAQSALLSVASAINAHREDRDEYDYRGLRRAIDTLEELGAILGLSFTGDTTGSAALAGDVVDLVLDVREQERADGNYERADDLRDELESLGVEVQDTDEGPTYRLPSGE
- a CDS encoding PH domain-containing protein, giving the protein MESLHPRIRLLWIAQAAILAIILGIVLAAIDPWLLEIPTVAQVGVVVVGIVLGLAYAVRLYQVWQFELQPDALYLERGVITFVETAVPFVRVQHVDTQFGPIERALGLSSVIVYTAGSRNADVRIPGLTPERARELQDTLRDLAIESEADDAV
- a CDS encoding DUF7523 family protein yields the protein MSLAAETRRAVEAHPFLVTALRAGVANYTAAARFLSGDESDAATGVGESSDSVAEIDGDIDAIATALRRYAEELPAQTHDARDVSVRMESSIGTVDDPGSALVTVGGTAFGSNGGDLTAIYATGAVDAAALAATLESLAVAKIEPVAAAVGNETLIVIVERREGANAVRTVEAALERVPSTE